The following is a genomic window from Pseudomonas parafulva.
TCGCGGTCCTGACCGACATCCTCGGCGATGAAGACCACCTGGGCGATATGGACTTCAAGGTCGCGGGTACCGCCAAAGGTGTCACCGCGTTGCAGATGGACATCAAGATCAACGGGATCACCGAAGAGATCATGGAGATCGCCTTGGGCCAGGCCCTGGAAGCGCGCCTGAACATCCTCGGCCAGATGAACCAGATCATCGCTCAATCGCGTACCGAGCTGTCGGCCAACGCGCCGACCATGATTGCGATGAAGATCGACACCGACAAGATCCGTGATGTCATCGGCAAGGGCGGCGCCACCATTCGCGCCATCTGCGAAGAGACCAAAGCGTCGATCGACATCGAAGACGACGGTTCGATCAAGATCTTCGGCGAGACCAAGGAAGCGGCCGAAGCGGCCAAGCAACGTGTTCTGGGCATTACTGCCGAGGCCGAGATCGGCAAGATCTACGTTGGCAAGGTCGAGCGTATCGTCGACTTCGGCGCCTTCGTCAACATCCTGCCGGGCAAAGACGGTCTGGTGCACATCTCCATGCTCAGCGATGCGCGTGTGGAGAAGGTCACCGACGTGCTCAAGGAAGGTCAGGAAGTCGAGGTGCTGGTACTGGACGTGGACAACCGTGGCCGGATCAAGCTGTCGATCAAGGACGTCGCTGCCGCCAAGGCATCGGGTGTCTGAGCCTGATTGGCACTGACTGAAAGAGGACCTCTACGGAGGTCCTTTTTTTACGCCTGTATAAAGCACGGCAGTACTTGCATCTTGCATGCAGTTTTTTTGCGGTACTTGCAAATTGCACGAGTCAGGCAAGGGTTGATTGTTTGTAAGCTATTGATCTGTAAGGTTTTAATGGGTTTTTGCAATGTGGCACAGCCCCTGCAACTACCTTTGCACCTGCTGCCAGGAATCACGGCGCAGATCTTTCGATAAACAGGAGTGAACCACATGAAGAAGTTTGCCATTGCTGCCGCTACTGCTACTGCTCTGACTCTGTCCATGGCTAACGGTGTATTCGCCGCAGAAGCTACTCAGGCTCCAGTAATGCTGGCTTCCAATCAGCCGGTAGCTGATGCCAAGCAAGAAACCTCTGACACCTGGATCACCACCAAGGTGAAGGCTGATCTGCTGACCGAGAAAGGCATTCCGGGCTCCGATATCAAAGTTGAAACCACTCACGGTGTAGTCGCTCTGTCCTCGAAGGATGGCGTGACCCTGACTTCGGCTCAGAAAGATACCGCTGTGATGATCGCCAAGAAAATCAAAGGCGTTAAGAGCGTTACCGCTGAAGCGCTGAAGACTCAGTAAGTCTCTGTGCTAGGCCCGATGGAACGGGCCAGTAGAACGAAAGCCCCGGCCATTGGCCGGGGCTTTTTGCTGAGTGAGCACAAAGCTTGGGACTCTGTTCAGGACTCACTCCGCATCCAGATGCATCGGTGTGATCACACGTCCGTCAGCTTCGGCTTTGCCGAGTGTGGTATCGATGAAATACACCCGATCATCTTCAAGCTTACCGTGATCCACCAAGTAGTCTTTGATGCTGCTAGCGCGTTCCCGGGCCAGGCTGCGCAGCAGTGCGGCGCTTTCTGCCCAAGACCTGATAACCGCCTCGCGCAGCTTGGTCGTGCGCTCGTCGCGACTCAGCTTCTCCCACTCGGCAGGCGGTTGCTGTTTGAGGCGAGTGCGATAGATGCCCTCGAGCATTGCCGGTTTGTCGCTGTCGTCGACCACCAGCATCGAGGCGTTGGCTGGAACCTTGTCGCCGCGGCGCTGGAGGATTTTGTACCAAGTGCTCTGGTATTCGCGCTCCAGGCGTTGCTGGGCAATCAACGGGCCATCGCTGGTCTGCGCGCTGGTACCCTCGATTTCCAGGCGTAGCTCGGGCCTCTGCTTCAATGCAGCGGCCAGCTTGTCCAGATCGCCCTTGGCAGCAGTGCTCAGATCACTGGAGCCAGGCGCGAAGGCTACCGTGCCCAAGTCTTGCGAGCCGCCGCCAGCGATCAGTCCACCGATGAACTTGAACGGCGCCTGCGCTGCGCGAAGCACCAGATTGCGCATCGTTTGCCAGACGATCGGCATGACACTGAACTGAGGGTTGTTCAGGTCGCCGGAGACGGGCAGCTCGATCGAGATGCGGCCCTGGGTGTCCTTGAGCAATGCCACCGCCAGGCGAATCGGCAGGTCCACGGCATCAGGGCTGTCGACGCGCTCGCCCAGTTGCAACTGTTCGA
Proteins encoded in this region:
- a CDS encoding BON domain-containing protein, whose protein sequence is MKKFAIAAATATALTLSMANGVFAAEATQAPVMLASNQPVADAKQETSDTWITTKVKADLLTEKGIPGSDIKVETTHGVVALSSKDGVTLTSAQKDTAVMIAKKIKGVKSVTAEALKTQ